A window from Bordetella petrii encodes these proteins:
- a CDS encoding acetolactate synthase 3 catalytic subunit, whose amino-acid sequence METIGADIVVRCLAEEGVEHVFGYPGGAVLYIYDAIFKQDKFQHILVRHEQAAVHAADAYSRASQKVGVCIVTSGPGVTNAVTGIATAYMDSIPMVIISGQVPTAAIGEDAFQECDTVGITRPCVKHNFLVRDVKDLAETMRRAFYIARTGRPGPVLVDIPKDVSLQPCKYVPPKGEISMRSYAPVNKGHQGQIKKAVQMLLAAERPMIYAGGGVILSDAAAELRHVADQLGAPCTTTLMGLGGLAGTSRQYVGMPGMHGTYEANMAMQHCDVLLAVGARFDDRVIGNPRHFAQNARKIIHIDIDPSSISKRVRVDVPIVGNVKDVLADLSAQYDAARADTKPAPLDKWWQQIEAWRGKECLKYANSDEVIKPQYVVEKLWEVTGGDAFVTSDVGQHQMWAAQYYKFDKPRRWINSGGLGTMGVGLPYAMGVQMANPGADIAVITGEASIQMNIQELSTCQQYHLTPKIVCLNNRFLGMVRQWQQIDYGSRYSESYMDSLPDFVKVAEAYGHVGLRIERPADVEPALREAFKKHKDRLVFLDFITDRTENVWPMVKAGRGLTEMLLGSEDL is encoded by the coding sequence ATGGAAACCATAGGCGCCGATATCGTCGTGCGCTGCCTGGCCGAAGAAGGCGTCGAGCACGTTTTCGGCTATCCCGGCGGCGCGGTGCTGTACATCTACGACGCGATTTTCAAGCAAGACAAATTCCAGCATATCCTGGTTCGTCACGAGCAGGCCGCCGTGCACGCCGCCGATGCGTATTCGCGCGCGTCGCAAAAAGTGGGCGTGTGCATCGTCACCAGCGGCCCGGGCGTCACCAATGCCGTCACCGGCATTGCCACCGCCTACATGGACTCGATCCCCATGGTCATCATCAGCGGGCAGGTGCCCACTGCGGCCATCGGCGAAGACGCCTTCCAGGAATGCGACACCGTGGGCATCACGCGGCCCTGCGTGAAGCACAACTTCCTGGTGCGCGACGTGAAAGACCTGGCCGAGACCATGCGGCGGGCCTTCTACATTGCCCGCACCGGCCGTCCCGGCCCGGTGCTGGTCGACATCCCCAAAGACGTCAGCCTGCAGCCCTGCAAGTACGTGCCGCCCAAGGGCGAAATCAGCATGCGCTCGTACGCGCCGGTCAACAAGGGCCACCAGGGGCAGATCAAGAAGGCCGTGCAGATGCTGCTGGCCGCCGAACGCCCCATGATCTACGCCGGCGGCGGGGTCATCCTGTCGGACGCTGCGGCCGAACTGCGCCACGTGGCCGATCAGCTGGGTGCGCCGTGCACCACCACGCTGATGGGCCTGGGCGGCCTGGCCGGCACCAGCCGCCAGTACGTCGGCATGCCCGGCATGCACGGCACCTACGAAGCCAACATGGCCATGCAGCACTGCGACGTGCTGCTGGCGGTGGGCGCGCGCTTCGACGACCGCGTCATCGGCAATCCCCGGCATTTTGCGCAGAACGCCCGCAAGATCATCCACATCGACATCGATCCGTCGTCCATTTCCAAGCGCGTGCGGGTCGACGTGCCGATCGTGGGCAATGTGAAAGACGTGCTGGCCGATCTCAGCGCGCAATACGATGCCGCGCGCGCCGACACCAAGCCGGCGCCGCTGGACAAGTGGTGGCAGCAGATCGAAGCCTGGCGCGGCAAAGAATGCCTGAAGTACGCCAACTCCGACGAGGTCATCAAGCCGCAGTACGTGGTTGAAAAGCTCTGGGAAGTGACCGGCGGCGACGCCTTCGTCACGTCCGACGTGGGCCAACACCAGATGTGGGCGGCGCAGTACTACAAGTTCGACAAGCCGCGGCGCTGGATCAATTCCGGCGGCCTGGGCACCATGGGAGTGGGGCTGCCGTACGCCATGGGCGTGCAGATGGCCAATCCGGGCGCGGACATCGCCGTCATCACCGGCGAAGCCTCCATCCAGATGAACATCCAGGAACTGTCCACCTGCCAGCAGTACCACCTGACGCCCAAGATCGTCTGCCTGAACAACCGCTTCCTGGGCATGGTCCGCCAGTGGCAGCAAATCGACTACGGCTCGCGCTATTCCGAGTCGTACATGGATTCGCTGCCCGATTTCGTCAAGGTGGCCGAGGCCTACGGCCACGTCGGGCTGCGCATCGAGCGGCCGGCCGACGTCGAGCCGGCGCTGCGCGAAGCATTCAAGAAGCACAAGGATCGCCTGGTCTTCCTGGACTTCATCACCGACCGCACCGAAAACGTGTGGCCCATGGTGAAGGCCGGCCGCG